Part of the Immundisolibacter sp. genome is shown below.
CTACGTCGCGTTATTGATCAAGGCGCTGATTCCGGCCCTGAAGGCCGCGCCGCAGTTCAACGCCAGCCTCGACGACCAGACACTTGAAGTCATCGAAAAGCACTACTACCACATCGGCTTTGCCGCCTATACCGACGCCGGTCTGGTGGTGCCGGTGATCCGCGACGCGGACCGCCTGAGCGTGGTGCAGCTGTCGGCCAACATCGACGAGTTGGCAGCCCGGGCCCGCGACCGCAAGCTCGCCCCGGACGACATGCGCGGCGCCACCTTTACGCTCAGCAACTGGGGCAGTCACGGCGGGCAGGACATCTTCGGCACGCCCATCATCAACCCGCCGCAGGTGGCCATCCTGGGCATGGGCCGGGTGCGCAGCGAGCCGGTGGTGGTGGACGACAGCCGCATCGAAATCCAGCGCCGCCTGAACCTGGTGCTGTCCTACGATCACCGCCTGATCGATGGCGTCACGGCGCTGCGCTTCATGCAGCCGATCCTGGCCGCGGTGCAAGACCCGCTGCTGCTGCTGGCGGACGTTTGATGTCCCGTGTCCGTCGCCACCGCCGGACACGGCGTGTGCGAATTCAGAATGCGAATTGCCAGCCGACGTTCAGAGTCCATTCATTGGCCAGCTGCGGGCCGTCCAGGTCCTGATAAACCGGCGTCAGGAATTCGAGCGCCAGGCGCTGGCCCTTCAGCGCGCCGGAGGGCGCATACAGATTCGCGCCAAGGCCGACCTCGACGCGTTCCCCGCCCTGGGCGTCGGGGTCGGCGGCGGGTGACATGTCGGGATCAATGGCGTCATCGCGACCGTGGATGTTGCCCCAGCGCGACCCAACCAACCGCAGCGACGTGCTGGCCGCGGGCGTCCACAAGCGCGCCGCCCAGGCGGTCAGTTCCCCGCGGTGACCCAGGCGGTAGTCCTGGCGGTTCTCGCCCAGGCGCAGCACCGCGCTGGCCTGCGCGCCCCAGGACCAGCCGTCGCGCTGCTCGGAGTAGGTCATGGCCGGGCGCAGGTCGTAGGTGCCAGAGCCCAGTTGCATGGTGTATTCCATGCGCATCGGCACCAGCGCCCCGAGCACGCCATGCGGCATGTCGTCTTTTTTAGTGATGCTGCCCGTCGGCAGGCTCAGCCCCAACTTGCCGACCCAGCGCCCGTGCGCAGTGCGCCCGGCATCGAACAGGGCCGCGAGTTCCACATCCCCCCAACCGCTTGAGTCCATCCGATAGGGAACGGGCGCTGCCGGCCCGTGGGGATGCAGTTCGGCATCCATATTCATGTCCATGTAGTTGGCCATCAGCATCAGGGTGACGCGGTCCGACCAGCCGTACATGGCCTCCAGCATGTGCATGTTCATTGCCATGCGAGTCGGCGCGTTGTGGTAGCCGTAGCCGCCGGAACTGAGCCGCGAATACGCACGCTGCTTGCTCACGTGGTTCGTGCCGTCACGCAATGCGTCCTGGTAATTGCGCATGAAGCGGTAGCCGACCATCCACTCGTCGCCGTGGTGCAGATGATCGGCCATCACGCCGATCGGCGCGTGCGCATCGGCGCGTGCCGTTTGTGTTGGCGCGTCGGCCAAAGCCGCTTGGCACAGCAGCAGTAAAGGAGTAATCGAACGAAAACGCATGTAGCAAGCCTGTTTTGGCATATTGGTGATGGCAGAGCAGGCATTGTCCCAAGTCAGGGCGTCCATGGGAATGCGACATACTGTCGCGGGCCATTTGGAGGGGGGGGAACACCGATGCAGCTTTACGGATATTTCCGATCCGGCAACACGCGCAAGGTACGGCTATGCCTGGCCGAACTTGATGTCGATTACCAGATGGTGGCGGTGGACCTGGCCAACGGTGGTCAGCGCTCGCCCGAATACCTGCGTGTGAACCCGAACGGCGTGGTGCCAACACTGGTGGACGACGACCTGGTGCTGTGGGAATCGTCGGCCATCCTGCTCTACCTGGCCGAGAAATATCCGCACGGCTCCCTGCTGCCGCAAACGCTCGCCGAGCGCGCCCGCGCCTATAAATGGCTGGTATGGCAACCAGCCACCTTCAACCCGCCGCGACAGCGCCTGGCGGGGGAGCTTGCCAAGCCGCAAGCGGCTCAGGATGCGCAGGCGATTGCCGAACTACGCGCCACCATCACCCACAACCTCGACATCCTGGCCGAGGCTCTGGGCGGCGCCGATTACCTGCTCGGCCGCTATACGCTGGCCGATCTGGTAATGCTGCCGCACCTGGCCGCGCTGGACGACTCCGGTTTTACGCTTCCCGGCACGCTACGCCGCTATCTGGACCGCCTGGCGGTTCGCCCCGCCTGGCAGGCGACCGCCCACTATCGGGGCTGACCATGCCTGCGATTTACACGTATCACTTGAGCGTTTTGCGTAACGCCTCGGCCTCACCACGTTCCGGGAACGCCTGATCGCTCTCCAGCAACGAGTCCAGCGTTGCCAACGCCGCCGCCCGGTCGCCTGCCTTGACCTGAAGCTGCGCCAGATGGAACCGCAGTACTGAAGCCTTCGGTGCCGCCGCCACAGCGGCATCAAACATCTGCCGCGCCTCGACGAATTCGCCCTGGTCCATCAGCAACAAGCCCAGGGTATCGGCCACTGCCGGCGCTTTCGGCGCCAGTGCGCGTGCCTTGCGCGCCAGATCCAATGCCTTCTTCGCGTCCTCGACGCGCAACAGCATCGCCAGGTTATTCAGTGCCAGCACGTCCTTGTCGTTAGTTTCGAGGAGTGTTTCATAGGCTTTGCGCGCCTCGTCCCGGCGACCGGCGCGGATCAGCCAGTCCACCTGCACATGGCGGGCGGCAACATCCTGCGGATTTTTTGCCAGCCAGGCGTCTATCGTAGAAATGGCGCTCGGCAAGTCCCCATAAGCGGCGTGCGCCTGAGCCAACACCAAGCGATGGGTACGGCTGTCATCCAGGGCCAACGCCCTGCCATAGGCATCGAGCGCCGCCTGCCGGTTGTTCTGCACGGCGGCAATATCCCCGCGCAACGCTTCGAGATAACCGGCCTTCAGACCCTGGCGCGCGGCATCATCAAGCACGGACACGGCACCGGACACGTTTCGCTCGCTCAACAGCAGGCTGACCAGCCCGGTGCGCGACGCCTGGTGCTGAAAATCCCGCCCCAAGGCATCGCGGTAACGCTTTTCAGCCGCGACTGGATTGCCGGCCTGGCGCTCGAGTTGCCCAAGCAGATAAAGCGGCGCCGCTGAGCGGGCATCGAGCGTTGCGGCCGCCTCAAAATGCGTCCGCGCCAGCCCGAAATCCTTTTTCGCCAGTGCCATATCGCCGGCCACCAGCTGCACTTCGACGCTCTTGTCACCAACCTCCCCGGCATCCTTGAGGGTCTCGAGTGCGTCCTCCAAACGGCCTGAACGTTGCAGAGTCCGCGCCAGGAGAATCCGCACGGACATATTGGCCGGATTCTTCTGCACGCTTGCGTGCAGTACTTCAAGCGCTTCATCCGGCTTGTTCTGGGCCAGCAGCATCCCGGCCAAACGCGGGCTGATCGCCGCTTGGCCCGGAGACTGTTCCAGGCCCTTGCGATAAATGGCGACGGCCCCCTCCAGATCGCCCGCGGCAGCTTTCAGCTGTCCGAGGTTGTTGACCGCCGCGGTCGAGTCCGGCTTCAGGCGCAAGGCCTCGTTGAACGCCTGCTCGGCTTTGGCGGTATCGTTCAGCGCCAGATAGACCCCGCCTTGCAGATTGAATACGGTCGCGTCCTGGGGATATGTCGCCCGCAGCTTTTCCACCTCGGCCAAAGCGCGCTCGAAGTCCTTGTCGCGCAGGGCGCCGACCACCAGCATGTACTTGCCTTGCCGGGCGTTTGGGTCAAGACGCCCAGCGGCCTCGATCTGCTCGGCAGCGTCATCCTGCTGTCCGCCGAGCAGCATGGCGATGCCCAGACGCTCGCGCAAGGCCGCCGAATCCGGTTGCAGGCTGACCGCCTCCTTGAGCATCTCAATGCCCTTGGGATCACCCTGGGCCGCATACAGGCGTCCCAGCAAATCGTGAATGCCGGCATCTTTGGGGTTGGCAGCAGCAGCGCGCTCCAATATGTCGATGGCGCCTTTTACATCATCCACGCGCAACTTGATGCCCGCCGCCAGACGCGCGGCCGGCAATGAACCAGGCGCACCGCGCAGATAGCGGCCAAGGTAATACTCCGCCTGCTCCTGATGGTCCAGAAGGGCATGCACGGCACCCAGATAGAAGATCACGGGTTGGTAATCGGGCGCCTTTGACAGGGCGAGTTCGAACGCGGACTGCGCGCCGGCATGATCTCCAGCCGACAGTTTGAGGAGCCCATCCAGGTAGGCAACTCCAGGATGATCGGGAATCGATTTCTGGAGCGCATCAGCATCCTTGCGAGCATCGTCATTCTTTTTCAGCGACAGGCGCACCATGCCACGCTTGAGCAGCTCACCGCCCGAGGCAGCGGGGCGCAGCTCGATGGCACGCGTGTAATCGGCCTCGGCATCCTCCAGGCGGCCCTGGCGAGCGGCCATGTCAGCCCTCAACGTCAGTGCATCGGCATAGTCTGGATCGGCATCAAGCGCTTTCCTGAGCCACTCCTCGCCCGCCTCTTGCTCCTGGTTGTTCAGCGCAAGCAAAGCCTGACCATAAGACACAGGCGCCAAACCGGATTGCAGTGCGTCGGCTTCTTCAAGCTGTTTTCTCGCGCCATCGCGATCACCGCCAGCGAGCGCCGCGCGCGATTTGAGCGCCAGCACCTCGGCCCGGGCAGCGGGTGGCAACTCGGACGCCAGCGGAAGATCGGACAGCGGCTCCCAACTCTGCGTAATGACGTAACTGCGTGCCAATGGCAGGGTCGCGTCTGAGAATCCTGCCACAAGCGCCTGGTTGAACTCCTTCTGCGCGCCTTTGAAATCGCCGTTCTGGGCATGCGACTCGCCCAGCATGAACCGCGCCTTGGGATTTTCCGGCTCCTTTTGCAGCGCATTCTTAAGCTCAATCTGGCTGCCTTTCAGATCACCCTTGGCACGCAACTCGACGGCTCGGTCCAGATGGTCTTGCGCACTACTGCCCCCCAGCCGACCACAACCACCAAGCACCAATACGCAGGCACCTATGACCAGCGCCGCTTTCGGGAACCATCCATCGCGTTTTCTGCTGTGCATTTAATGCTCCTTGATACCGAACGGATCGTGACCTGTATTTATTGTCAGGTCATCGCAAACTGAATTTGTTCATCAGTGCATACAGGGTCGGTCGGGTTATTCCGAGCAGTTCCGCCGCCTTCACCATATTGCTGTCGGCGCGTGCCAAGGCCCGCGACAGAACGTGCAGTTCCGCTTTGTCGCGCGCGTCGCGCAGCAGCAAGGTGTCGGCATCGCCATGAGCCAGGCCCAAGTCAGTGGCACTGAGCTGCTTGCCATCTGCCAGAATCACCGCGCGTTTAACGGCATTTTCAAGCTCCCGCACGTTGCCTGCCCAGGGCGCCTGGTCGATGGCATCAAGCGCGCCAGGGGCGAAACTCAGACGCTTGCCATGGGCCGCGGCAAAACGGTGCAAAAAAACCTGCCCCAGCAACATCGCGTCTCCGGATCGCTCGCGCAGGGGCGGAATTGCGCAACTCACTTCGGT
Proteins encoded:
- a CDS encoding transporter codes for the protein MDALTWDNACSAITNMPKQACYMRFRSITPLLLLCQAALADAPTQTARADAHAPIGVMADHLHHGDEWMVGYRFMRNYQDALRDGTNHVSKQRAYSRLSSGGYGYHNAPTRMAMNMHMLEAMYGWSDRVTLMLMANYMDMNMDAELHPHGPAAPVPYRMDSSGWGDVELAALFDAGRTAHGRWVGKLGLSLPTGSITKKDDMPHGVLGALVPMRMEYTMQLGSGTYDLRPAMTYSEQRDGWSWGAQASAVLRLGENRQDYRLGHRGELTAWAARLWTPAASTSLRLVGSRWGNIHGRDDAIDPDMSPAADPDAQGGERVEVGLGANLYAPSGALKGQRLALEFLTPVYQDLDGPQLANEWTLNVGWQFAF
- a CDS encoding glutathione S-transferase family protein, whose amino-acid sequence is MQLYGYFRSGNTRKVRLCLAELDVDYQMVAVDLANGGQRSPEYLRVNPNGVVPTLVDDDLVLWESSAILLYLAEKYPHGSLLPQTLAERARAYKWLVWQPATFNPPRQRLAGELAKPQAAQDAQAIAELRATITHNLDILAEALGGADYLLGRYTLADLVMLPHLAALDDSGFTLPGTLRRYLDRLAVRPAWQATAHYRG
- the prsT gene encoding XrtA/PEP-CTERM system TPR-repeat protein PrsT, which encodes MHSRKRDGWFPKAALVIGACVLVLGGCGRLGGSSAQDHLDRAVELRAKGDLKGSQIELKNALQKEPENPKARFMLGESHAQNGDFKGAQKEFNQALVAGFSDATLPLARSYVITQSWEPLSDLPLASELPPAARAEVLALKSRAALAGGDRDGARKQLEEADALQSGLAPVSYGQALLALNNQEQEAGEEWLRKALDADPDYADALTLRADMAARQGRLEDAEADYTRAIELRPAASGGELLKRGMVRLSLKKNDDARKDADALQKSIPDHPGVAYLDGLLKLSAGDHAGAQSAFELALSKAPDYQPVIFYLGAVHALLDHQEQAEYYLGRYLRGAPGSLPAARLAAGIKLRVDDVKGAIDILERAAAANPKDAGIHDLLGRLYAAQGDPKGIEMLKEAVSLQPDSAALRERLGIAMLLGGQQDDAAEQIEAAGRLDPNARQGKYMLVVGALRDKDFERALAEVEKLRATYPQDATVFNLQGGVYLALNDTAKAEQAFNEALRLKPDSTAAVNNLGQLKAAAGDLEGAVAIYRKGLEQSPGQAAISPRLAGMLLAQNKPDEALEVLHASVQKNPANMSVRILLARTLQRSGRLEDALETLKDAGEVGDKSVEVQLVAGDMALAKKDFGLARTHFEAAATLDARSAAPLYLLGQLERQAGNPVAAEKRYRDALGRDFQHQASRTGLVSLLLSERNVSGAVSVLDDAARQGLKAGYLEALRGDIAAVQNNRQAALDAYGRALALDDSRTHRLVLAQAHAAYGDLPSAISTIDAWLAKNPQDVAARHVQVDWLIRAGRRDEARKAYETLLETNDKDVLALNNLAMLLRVEDAKKALDLARKARALAPKAPAVADTLGLLLMDQGEFVEARQMFDAAVAAAPKASVLRFHLAQLQVKAGDRAAALATLDSLLESDQAFPERGEAEALRKTLK